In Populus alba chromosome 4, ASM523922v2, whole genome shotgun sequence, the genomic window AATCAAaacatggaaaacattttcAGGGATGCCTAATAGCAAGTTAATTATTGTGGATTTCTCCTCTTGGCTTAAAGTTTTGCATTAGCTGTCATCTATAATAGATTGTGGTTCTTTTGGCCAGCTTCTTGACAAGTCATCTAATTTCCCTACCTTCGACTTTGAATTTCTCTTTGTAAATCTAAAGTAGCTCTTCTAGTGTCTAACCTTTAAGTGCAAGCTGTATCTAACTTCAGTCTTAATTTTCTCAGGGGGTTGTTGCATCTGCCATTAATTATGGCCTGCTGACATGGTCCAACAAGATCTTGGGGCCTGCTTTGGTTGCACTTTACAATCCACTTCAACCTGCAGCATCTGCCTTTCTGTCAAAAATTTTTCTTGGAAGCTCTATTTATTTGGGAAGGTTATACTCTagttcttttcaaattttttacgCAGCTTATTGATTAATTTGCTTACATATATTTCATGTATGTTATACAATCATCCACAATGATGCTTCGATTTGCTTCTCAGGATTATAATATGCTTCTGATTATATTTTGCTATAGAATATGGTTCGGATGGTAAATTGCTGGTGCAAGAAGGAAGCTGACTttgtacttattttttttgtttgtgtgtcGAAACAGCCTTATAGGAGGATTCCTGATCATTTCTGGCCTTTATTTGGTCACCTGGGCATCATATAGAGAAAGACATGCAGCTCCGGGGCTCATCCATCACATTAGTGCCCGGGCATCGGAGCCATTCATTCACAAAGACGCAGCAATTAACAAGGGTGCGTACCATAGAGGATACATCTTTCCTGGTGCCTCTTCCCCGACAAAATCCGTTGATTAAGAACACACAGAACAAGATGTTATGTAAACTTCTCATGACCAACATGTTGAAAGCACTGTATTTTTGTGTAAAACAACTTCAATGTGTTATGTCCCCTCTTTTCAGTTTAAATATACATCTCTTTTAAGGAACCAATACAGAGCATAATATTCTATCgttcttttgatgttttgatttctGAATCCGTTTTGTGTGCATCTTTTTCGATCTATGATATAGTTGGTTTCTGCTCAGATAAAAAAAGTGCggaacaaaaaggaaagaaaaactaagtttctatgattttatcattctgCACTTTCATCTTGTATATCTACTAGATATTTTGATACAAGGTCCTTAAATCACCATGACCACCCACTTACCAGTAATCCTGGCAGGAGCACTGACCCATTTTAAAAAGGTGAAACCGAGTTCTATCTCTTACAATTATTTCTCGATCAAAAACCGTTGAAATAAGTTTGCATGCATGGTGACAATCTTCACAGATCCGCAGATTTTTTAATACACGAAGAGTTTCCCCAGGTTTAGTCCTTGATAGCCCAAAGGCAATGGCAAGTTTCTCGCTGTGATAGTATAAGGGGTTCTCTCCATCTTCCTCATCAAAGTCATGGCCATGCAGTACTCCATTGGTATCAGCCACATAGCCAACAGATTTTAGATTTTCCAGCATCTCATAAACTTTGGCATGCAATTCTTTAGCTTGAGGATGATTTCTTTCACCAGCGATAAATTCATGAACAGTACCTTGTAGCTCAATCATGGAAAAGCCCGGAGCCTTCTTCACTCCCCTATCATCCATCAGTTTCCTTAATTTAGCAACATCTTCCCATTTACCAGCGTTGGCATATAAGTTGGCTAGCAATACATATCGTCCACTATTGTTAGGTTCTAGTTCGATAACTCTTCTCCCTATTTCCTCTCCCAACTCAATGTTTCTGTGCTTCTTACAGGCTCCTAGAAGAGTGCCTAGAACAGTGACATCAGGACTCACAGGCATCTCATCGATAAGCTTTCTAGCCTCCTGCACCATTCCAGCTCTTCCAAGTAAATCAACCATGCACCCAAAGTGCTCCATTCTGGGCTCAATTCCATAAACTCGGATCATGTAACTGAAGTAGTTACGCCCCTCCTCAACTAACCCTGAATGCGCACAGGCAGTGAGGAGATTCAGAAAAGTGATGTCATCAGGAACTACCATCTGTCTCTCCATCTCTTTGAAAAGTTGAATTGCAGCCTCTCCATTACCGTGCATTGCTAACCCTCCAATCATGCAGTTCCAGGAAGAAATCCATCTACAAGGCAAAGGCAAGCTGTGAAAAACTTGCAAAGCTTTCTCCAAGCAACCACATTTGCAATACATGTCAACAATTGCAGTAGCGAGTTTGGAATCCAATTCAATCCCATTCCTCTTAATGTACTCGTGTATCCACTTCCCTTGTTCTAAAGCACCTAATCCGGTACAAGCAGACAACATAGTGGTTGCCACAAACTTATCCAACACATTATTATTCTCTGCTTTCATCCTATCAAACAAAGCAAACGCTTCATGGAAGCGGTTGGTCTGAACATAAGCAGCCATCATGGCATTCCAAGAAGCAGAATTTTTCTGAGGCATGAGTTGGAAGATGGAAAAAGCCTCATCAATTAATCCCCACTTTGAATACCCGGAGATCAAACTAGTCCAGGAGACAGAATCAGGGTGTGGGATGGTATGGAAAACCCTCCTGGCTTCCTCCAATGCTTGAAAGGTGACATACATATGAATCAGACTGTTGAGACAGACAATATGAGCTCCAAACCCGAACTTGAAAAGATGGGCATGGATTTGCATCCCGTGTTGGATCTCTCTGCAGGCTCTGAGAAGAGAGGGGAAAGTGAAGTTGTTGGGTAAAACGGAGTTTTGCAACATGTGAGAGTAGAGAAGAAGGATGGAGTTAGTAGGTAGTAGTTGGGAATGAAGGAATCCTTTAATGATGGTATTGTAAAGAAAAGCATCTGGTTGGGGAATTGAGTCGAACAGTTTGAGAGCGTAGGTTAAAGCATCGGAGGTGCTGGCGCGGGCACAGAAGTTTATGAGTGGGGGAATGAGATGGTTATGAGAGGAGAGGCCGAGCCGGATGATCTGGGAATGATATTGCCTCAGCTGAGACATGGATTGgcatttttcaaaatgaaaggGTACTGCTACCTGCATTTGAACTTGAACGGAGGAGGAGCTCGTGTTCATGCTCATTGTCATCATCCTTTATTTGTTTGCGGGTTGTGGCTAAAACTTTTTGGGGTCCCAAATATCAAAGAGAATGTAAATAGTGTGGAAAGTAGAGAAGTAGAGTTCAAACCAATGTTAATAAACTCGGTAAAGATACGTTCAGTTAATGGGTCGTCCATGTTATCACCTATAATCTAAACTCGTCGGAAAAACAGTGTCCTTTCCTATTTttcccttttatatatatactagcaAAAAAACATTAGTGTATTGTTTAAAGCGTTTTAGAACAAAATTAGATGCCATGCCCGCACGATGCTGCGGGCTTGTGACATGCTTGTGCGTTGTTGTAggtttgtggaaaaaaaaatatatgaagaaaaaccattgcaatccacaatgttttaaaggaaaaaactacaaagctaaattcttaaccagattaatatttaaaaaattaaattaacaaaaaaaattttgaaaaaaattataacaaaaaaaactgaaaagaaaaataaaacatgtagggaaacactgtagcaatctatagtgtttcatgagcaaatttgtaattgtaattctcagccagctctatattaaaaataataaaatcgataaagataatttaaaaaaaatcataataagaaACATATGTGGGGGAATATTGTAGCaatcacaatgttttttttttttaaaaaaaaaaaactatgaaacaaaattttaaaccagttcaatatgaaaagaaaaaatcgacaaagataattttagaaaaaaaatcataaaaaaaaaaaaaaaacaatatggagaAACACtctagcaatccacaatgtttttttttttttaaaaaaataactataaagctaaatttttaaccaactctatattaaaaaaaaaatcaacaaaaacaattctgaaaaaaaaaacacaaaaaaaataaaaaaagaagaagaagataattttgaaaaaaaaaggaaaaaaaacatgtggggaaagttaatgttgaattctcaaccagcttaatattaaaaaaaaatcaacaaagataattttaaaaaaatacatggggGGAAacattatatcaaaacaaaaaccatatgggaaacattgtaacaatcaacaatgttttaaagaaaaaaactacgaagtaaaatcaacaaaaaccattctaaaaaataagaagaaatttttttatgaaaagcatATAGGAAAATATTGtattaattcataatattttaagaaaaaaaactaaaaaactaaattttcaaccagtttaatattaaaaaaaaaaaaacaaagataattttgaaaaaaaaaacacacaaaaaaagacaatcttgaaaaaaaaaacaactaaagaccaaaaaaataaaaaaaaatgtgggaaaaaaaggaaagaaaaaacaaaaaaaaaaaggaaaaatacgaaaaaaaaaaaaaaagaaagaagaagcatgtggcgtggggaaagctacagtactttccccacgccATTTAGATtattagttaatatatatatatatagcgaaGACCcctcatattattatttattatttttttaagatttgttataaatttttagagaaaaaatatttaactttattgACTTCATATTCCAgagctttttttaataaaagttgactataaatcttttttaaaaaatattgaactttTAGTTTATAATCTGGGTTTACCCTACATGTTTTATTGTAGATAGCACTAtttactttgtattttttgtttcagatttgttataaatttaaaggaaaaaaaatattgaaccaaGTTAACCTCATGATCCAAGTCACATATTTAATGAGTTAAGCCACAACAActaggcaattttttttttcttatattgcttttttaactagtatctttatatatatatatatatatatatatatatatatatatatatatatatatatatatatatatatatatatatatctttttttaaataatttttaacattatgtttcaattaatatccctcatctatgatttatttttgcttatttaacctttttcttatatatataaagattgatttttatgGTGTTGTGCTTTCCATCATaaaatttaagggaaaaaaattattgaacatgGTTCAGTTATTTGTTTGGGTtacgagttaatttttttattttttaaagttgaaaataaattaaaggaaaacaatATTGAACCTAATTAAGTTTAAGGTTCAAATCATGAGTTTAATGAGTTAAGCCACAACAACcgagtaattatttttcttatattgcttttttttttcctgatatctttttttaaaataatacttaaatttatatttcaataatatctctaatttgtgctttttttttgtttaccaattttttatggtgttatGCGTATTTAatgtagatatattttttaaaatgttgaatataaatttaagggaaaaaaaattattgaacatgGTTCAGTTATTTGTTTGGGttatgagttaatttttttatttttaaaggttgaatataaatttaagagaaaaaaatattgaacctaGTTAAGTTCATGAACCGAGTCATAAGTTTAACGAGTTAAGCCACAATAACcagacaattatttttttttctaatatttttttttattggtatctttgtttaaatatatatttttagataatttaaatttatgtttcaattaacatcatttttgttttcttatttaacttgttttgggtagaaattgttttttgatggtGTTGTGCGCATTTGTTTTTaaggttgaatataaatttaaggggaaaaatTATTGAACCCGGTTGAGTTAATAGTTCGAGTCacgggtttaatttttttttctaaaatttaaaggaaacaAATATTGAGTCCGGTTGAGTTCATGATCCAAATcacaagtttattattttttttgttaaaggttgaatataaatttagaaaaacacacGAACCCGATTGAGTTTATGGTTCTGATCACAAGTTTAACGAGTTAAGCTAGAACAACcaagcaattttgtttttctaatattcctttttttgtggtattttttatatatcttttttaaaatttatgtttcaattaatatccttaatttgtgatttttttttatttaacttttttaggatatagattattttttttgtggtgttgttcatatttaattttttaaaaactaattctaattaattaatatttttttttatcttttgatatacaagaaatttattttaaaaaaagaaaaattatttatttttagataatatctataaccttgcataatatttttttccacttttattttatttactcaaTTTAATAcacgtgtttatttttaatatcatttgattgaataaaaagattaattttaataaaaaaaattcaaaaaacactaCTGGGTAAATGTTTGGTTTtattctcaaattttatttttagttatcattaatatcttttttttttttattattaattcatacaagtattgatttatttgattacatatatgcatgatcattttttatatataaaaatgcataaaaaaaatgcacGTACAACTATtttgtaagataaaaaaatatctggCTCGCAGGTGAcgtgtcatctttttttttttttttcataaacaatttGCAACAAAATAAAGGGTTAGGGTGCGTGGGCCCAAACAAAATGAGCTAAGCGGGCTAACCTGGCTTGCTAGGCCTAGCAACGcctaatctttgtttttttttttttttgtttctacttaaaaaattaatccttcttttatatgttttttgaaaatatttttttatttatttatatttagattaatacaccatttttttttatgttgtttagaGAGCTTTTTTGAAAtgacagttattttttaattatgtatttaatttttaaggaattttttttgattcatctattctttttttttaatcttttatatagatgaactttatttttgaaaataaaaaaattattttcaaataatatttttcatatgtgtagccttgcatattatttttttcttttattttattcaatcaatttaatgtgtgtttatttctattattgtttgattgaataaaaaatttattttaatggtgTAAATGTTCtttcttgtaaaattaaatattttgatttaaacttatctcttgattttttcagttttattttagttatcgtttatggtttttttttccacttattAACATACATAGttcttgaattatttaattatatatatatatatataatatatatatattttcacttaaatttttataatacaaaaacatgtcGAAAAAGtttgtatataaaattttttgttaagaaaaaagaatatgtAACCCGAGGTGAAATATGAAAAAGTATCtagtaatataaatatatcttgTAATATGTTAgataaatttctttattttttaaaaaaccgaaccagttTTCCACCTTTTTAGCTGGtactataataattttttctgttaataaattaaaataaattatatacatatatatttaaatcttattttttattataatttaaaataaaaaatatgctaaaaaaataaaaatctaataatttttgaaattacaaTAAACTATATCATACCACCACAATATTAAACAGAACCTTATACTTTAGTTATTAGGTTTTCAGTTCTGCAAATCcgagtttattatttttgatttgagaagaacaatatttttagatcagttaatgcattaaaaaaaaaaagcatttaaatgaatttaatataaaacttgtactaatttcaagttttaaactgaaaaacaaatcttCTCGGGCCAACCCGTAAAGTAATAAGTTGAACTCGAAGTGCAAAAtacccaaattttattttttattcttatgaaAAAGAGTTGAAGTCGTTCTTTCTATCTTCCTTTGGCAGGCAGGCGATCTCGTCTTTTCCTCCACGGGATTGGACTGGATCTGAAAttgaaacagaagaagaaagttcctttccttcttttgaTCATATTGCATCGTTCTACTTAGTTATACGAAGTGGTAATTTCCTGCAAAGCAATTGAAGAATTCTATTTCCCGATCCTTCCTTCGGTACATCCAGGTAACCTTCATTTGCAGAAAATAttaatctttcttttaatttccagGTTTTGAGCACTgtgatttgattgattttactGCTAATTGTTAATGATCGAATCCCAATCCCAATCCCAATGACGAGTGATCGATCACTTGAGACTGATTCCTAACTGTAAGGAATCTGTGTTGTTTGTTGCCTTTTCTTATAATAAATCCTGTTAGATTTAGATATCCATCATCTTTTTGACAAACCCACAACACTGCATTGGAAACTTTTTATATGGGAATCAAAAGTtacaatcttttctttttgtgtctAAGCTTTTCATTATCAACAAATCTTCATTTAGCAGACAGTAATTCCAATTTTCATTTAGCAATGCAGATTCATTCAATACTAGAAAtgcatttccttttccttttgcctTTACAACTATACTCAAGTTGAGCCCACCCACTTGATTTCTTCTGTGTATGTAGAGGTATTGATTCAAGCGCCACAGTCGGCAGCAGGAATCTAATTCCCAACCAACTCAATTGCTTTCCTTAGATGAAGCAAATTTCTCATGTACTCGCACTTTCTCTGCAAGTATGGTGTTAGGAAGAATATCGGATCTAGTTTCTGCTGCAACAAGTCGTCTTTCACCTGCAAAGTCTTCTGCTTTTCCTTATATGCCAACTGGATTGTCTCCTCCACATGAAACCATTGATCATGGCTTCACCTTTTCCAGCTCTGCACCCAAGAACAACAACATGCGGCTTTCTTCATCTCT contains:
- the LOC118050079 gene encoding pentatricopeptide repeat-containing protein At5g66520 translates to MTMSMNTSSSSVQVQMQVAVPFHFEKCQSMSQLRQYHSQIIRLGLSSHNHLIPPLINFCARASTSDALTYALKLFDSIPQPDAFLYNTIIKGFLHSQLLPTNSILLLYSHMLQNSVLPNNFTFPSLLRACREIQHGMQIHAHLFKFGFGAHIVCLNSLIHMYVTFQALEEARRVFHTIPHPDSVSWTSLISGYSKWGLIDEAFSIFQLMPQKNSASWNAMMAAYVQTNRFHEAFALFDRMKAENNNVLDKFVATTMLSACTGLGALEQGKWIHEYIKRNGIELDSKLATAIVDMYCKCGCLEKALQVFHSLPLPCRWISSWNCMIGGLAMHGNGEAAIQLFKEMERQMVVPDDITFLNLLTACAHSGLVEEGRNYFSYMIRVYGIEPRMEHFGCMVDLLGRAGMVQEARKLIDEMPVSPDVTVLGTLLGACKKHRNIELGEEIGRRVIELEPNNSGRYVLLANLYANAGKWEDVAKLRKLMDDRGVKKAPGFSMIELQGTVHEFIAGERNHPQAKELHAKVYEMLENLKSVGYVADTNGVLHGHDFDEEDGENPLYYHSEKLAIAFGLSRTKPGETLRVLKNLRICEDCHHACKLISTVFDREIIVRDRTRFHLFKMGQCSCQDYW